Within the Candidatus Saccharibacteria bacterium oral taxon 488 genome, the region TTGTCGCAATTGCAGATTCAGTAACCGTCGGAGAGCTCGCTACCACCTTGAACCTACCGGTCACGACGCTCATCGGCGAGCTGTTTAAGAATGGTATCGCGGCGACGATTAATCAGCGACTGGACTTTGAGACGGCGTCGATCATCGTTGAAGAGCTGGGCCTTGAGGTTACGCTCAAGAAAAAGGAAGCGGCCGTTGGTCATACGCGTGTGGAGCATACGCTGTCGGAACGGGCAGTGCCGCGTCCACCGATTGTGGCGGTGATGGGGCATGTTGATCACGGCAAGACGAGCTTGCTGGATGCCGTCTTGGGTAACAAGACCGCCGCAGGCGAGGCCGGTGGCATTACGCAGCACATTAGCGCCTATCAAACGAAGCATAATGGGCGGATGATTACGCTGCTGGATACGCCGGGGCACGAGGCATTTGCAGCATTGCGGCAGCACGGCGCGGTGCTGACCGATGTGGTGATCATCGTGGTGGCGGCGGACGACGGTGTCAAGCCGCAGACAGTCGAGGCGATTCGATTTGCTCGTTCGGCTAATGCCAAAATTGTGGTGGCGATCAACAAAATTGATAAAGATACCGCCAACCCGCAGCTGGTAAAAACGCAGCTGGCATCTGAACACAGCCTTAATCCTGAGGAGTGGGGCGGCGATACGGTGATGGTGGAAGTTAGTGCCAAGACCGGTCAGAATTTGGATAAGTTGCTGGATATGGTGCTACTGGTGGCAGATATGGAAGATCTGCGGGCGGATGAGGACGTTCCGGCGGAGGGGTTGGTGATTGAGGCGCATATGGAAATCGGGCGCGGCGCAGTGGTCGGGCTACTCGTTGAGCACGGTCAGCTGAAACCAGCGCATTATCTAGTGGCTGGTATGGCGTACGGTCGAGTACGGACAATGTCGGACTTTCGTGGTCAGACAATGAAAATGGCGGGCCCAAGCACACCGGTTAATGTAACTGGATTTAAGGAGCTGCCGCAGTTTGGGGATAGTTTTCGGTTGGCCAAAAACGAGAAAGAAGCACGGCATTTGGCGCAGGCGGCGCGCTTAGAGCAGGAAAAAATGGCTGCCAGC harbors:
- a CDS encoding translation initiation factor IF-2, producing MTEKIVAIADSVTVGELATTLNLPVTTLIGELFKNGIAATINQRLDFETASIIVEELGLEVTLKKKEAAVGHTRVEHTLSERAVPRPPIVAVMGHVDHGKTSLLDAVLGNKTAAGEAGGITQHISAYQTKHNGRMITLLDTPGHEAFAALRQHGAVLTDVVIIVVAADDGVKPQTVEAIRFARSANAKIVVAINKIDKDTANPQLVKTQLASEHSLNPEEWGGDTVMVEVSAKTGQNLDKLLDMVLLVADMEDLRADEDVPAEGLVIEAHMEIGRGAVVGLLVEHGQLKPAHYLVAGMAYGRVRTMSDFRGQTMKMAGPSTPVNVTGFKELPQFGDSFRLAKNEKEARHLAQAARLEQEKMAASTNVTSSDILKMMSQQHDAESFNVLIKADVQGSLTSVIDSLKLIDTGGLVDLHVIGSGVGNISENDIHLAVGENTVIYGFNVELPPAVKRLAAREHVEVRLYRVIYELLDNAKQSMEALLAPEVVETEVGQLSVKGVFRTVREEVIAGGEMMTGKVYKGLLARLKRGDEHIAEVEVSSVQRQHQEAKEVFEGEMCGLSLKTTRKVVVEEGDTLEFFTRELVKKTL